In one Dreissena polymorpha isolate Duluth1 chromosome 7, UMN_Dpol_1.0, whole genome shotgun sequence genomic region, the following are encoded:
- the LOC127839667 gene encoding transcription factor IIIA-like, which yields MSESELMNSADGSLLDISLEEELCTSERFSCGICEASYARKAYLNRHLKTHEDGCIKCSVCTQFFKTEEDKRKHIEDKHRPIMCESCGKVFSTRNYMEFHKKTHEVEVVNYDKKCPFPNCGKIYWQNSKFQDHLMMRFK from the coding sequence atGAGTGAATCGGAGCTTATGAATTCCGCCGACGGTTCGttgttggacattagtttagaagAAGAATTGTGTACAAGCGAACGGTTCTCGTGTGGAATTTGTGAGGCCAGTTATGCTAGGAAAGCCTACTTGAATCGTCATTTGAAGACACATGAGGATGGATGCATAAAGTGCTCAGTGTGCACTCAGTTCTTTAAGACTGAGGAAGATAAAAGGAAACACATCGAGGACAAACATAGGCCAATCATGTGCGAAAGTTGTGGAAAGGTTTTTTCCACTCGTAACTATATGGAATTCCACAAGAAAACCCATGAGGTAGAGGTTGTGAACTATGACAAGAAATGTCCATTTCCAAACTGTGGGAAGATATATTGGCAGAATTCTAAATTTCAAGACCatttgatgatgcgattcaaataa